Proteins found in one candidate division KSB1 bacterium genomic segment:
- a CDS encoding cellulase family glycosylhydrolase produces the protein MKRLIIIVLVFSIVAFAGQVPFSKGVNLTGWFQASGVRQVQFSKFTKQDFLNIQSLGCDVVRLPINLIAMSNGMPNYTLDPLFYYFLDQVIDWAEELGIYLILDYHATESSTFTDPNLEKSLIALWTQMAERYKNRSNHILYEVINEPHDIADNKWGSIQKNVIEAIRKVDQTHTIVVTGAQWGGYNALAAIPKYTDENLLYSFHFYDPFIFTHQGAGWTSPSLTSLAGVPFPYDPARMPACPPDLKGTWIENSLAGGYRVDGTEKKIKELIGMAIKFRDTRKVPVYCGEFGVYMLNAANEDRVRWYGVVAPYLTEQGIPWTMWDYTGGFGIFRKGGSDLFEHDVNVELVAAMGLNPPPQKEFILKPDSTGFDIYTDGFGRRIFESSWAGSGSIDFYNEEEPAKGSFCIKMEEVDQYCHTGFRFKPIKDLSELVKKGYALDIYLRTDNTNLMFDIRFIDTKTEDPNDHPWRMKYTVSRAQAKWDGNWKHLQIPLKNFVEGGSWDNAWYNPEGKFDWKAVNEFQIVAEHYNFKGRTLYIDHIRIVDPNVVKVEEPAVPEVFRLTNHPNPFNPTTTIVYELAVPGHARLEIFDLRGRLVAVLVDAPQAAGVHRVPFAAEHLAAGVYLCRLAIGDRSIVHKITLLR, from the coding sequence ATGAAACGTCTCATCATCATCGTGTTGGTTTTTTCGATTGTCGCTTTTGCCGGCCAAGTTCCTTTTTCCAAAGGCGTCAATCTTACCGGCTGGTTTCAGGCATCGGGGGTGCGGCAGGTGCAGTTCAGCAAATTTACCAAGCAGGATTTCCTCAACATCCAAAGTCTGGGTTGCGACGTGGTACGGCTGCCGATCAACCTAATAGCCATGTCGAATGGTATGCCGAATTACACTCTGGATCCTTTGTTTTACTATTTCCTCGATCAAGTGATCGATTGGGCCGAGGAACTGGGCATCTATCTGATCCTGGATTATCACGCCACCGAGTCCTCAACCTTTACAGATCCCAACTTGGAAAAAAGCCTGATCGCGTTGTGGACGCAAATGGCCGAACGCTATAAAAATCGTTCGAATCATATTCTCTATGAAGTCATCAATGAGCCGCACGACATTGCCGACAACAAATGGGGATCCATCCAGAAAAACGTCATCGAAGCCATTCGCAAGGTCGATCAAACCCATACCATCGTGGTGACCGGCGCGCAATGGGGCGGATATAACGCGCTGGCGGCGATTCCTAAATACACGGATGAAAACCTTCTCTACTCGTTCCATTTTTACGATCCGTTTATTTTTACCCATCAGGGTGCGGGTTGGACAAGCCCTTCGCTGACTTCGTTGGCCGGAGTACCTTTTCCTTATGACCCTGCCCGCATGCCGGCTTGTCCGCCGGACCTGAAAGGTACTTGGATAGAAAACAGCCTGGCGGGCGGCTATCGGGTAGACGGCACAGAAAAAAAGATCAAAGAGTTGATCGGCATGGCAATCAAGTTTCGCGACACCCGGAAAGTGCCCGTCTATTGCGGCGAGTTCGGCGTCTACATGTTGAACGCCGCCAACGAAGACCGTGTCCGCTGGTACGGCGTCGTGGCGCCCTATCTGACCGAACAGGGAATTCCGTGGACCATGTGGGATTATACCGGCGGTTTCGGCATCTTTCGCAAAGGCGGCAGCGATTTGTTCGAGCATGATGTTAATGTTGAACTGGTTGCGGCCATGGGACTCAATCCGCCGCCGCAAAAAGAATTTATTCTAAAGCCGGACAGCACGGGATTTGACATTTATACTGACGGTTTCGGCCGACGAATATTCGAGAGCAGCTGGGCCGGAAGCGGCAGTATTGATTTTTACAATGAAGAAGAACCGGCCAAAGGAAGTTTCTGCATTAAAATGGAAGAGGTCGATCAATATTGTCATACGGGCTTTCGTTTTAAACCGATCAAAGACCTTAGCGAATTGGTGAAAAAAGGGTATGCGTTGGACATTTACCTGCGTACCGATAATACGAATTTAATGTTCGATATACGCTTTATCGACACCAAGACCGAAGATCCGAACGATCACCCGTGGCGGATGAAATACACCGTCAGCAGAGCGCAGGCAAAATGGGACGGCAACTGGAAACATTTGCAGATTCCGCTAAAGAATTTTGTCGAAGGCGGATCATGGGACAATGCTTGGTACAATCCTGAAGGCAAGTTTGATTGGAAAGCCGTCAATGAGTTCCAAATTGTTGCCGAGCATTACAATTTCAAAGGGCGCACGCTCTATATCGATCACATTCGTATCGTGGATCCGAATGTGGTCAAAGTGGAAGAACCCGCCGTACCTGAGGTCTTTCGATTGACGAATCATCCGAATCCTTTTAATCCGACAACAACGATTGTCTATGAACTTGCCGTGCCTGGGCATGCCAGGCTGGAAATTTTCGATTTGCGCGGCAGGCTCGTCGCCGTTCTGGTCGACGCGCCGCAAGCCGCAGGCGTCCATCGGGTGCCCTTTGCAGCCGAACATCTGGCTGCGGGTGTATACCTTTGCCGACTGGCTATCGGCGACAGGTCGATTGTGCACAAAATTACGCTGCTGCGTTGA
- a CDS encoding N-acetylmuramoyl-L-alanine amidase encodes MPLSAGESSEQLIPLTHLMATLGILLAFSFFIERLLAVLAVLMDRFEILRRLMSPKTPKDLADRLALLRRADEESALLRSSIRLADGGAEIPFHPAVSPRSEPILRLQPPTPPDALKVRKEFWCHLFGIFIGLAGCYYWRLSFLRLIRVEAMSADLAPRFWEYLLLGVLIGSGSKPIHFLMKYLLTRRIAALKALPEAQSESAPQAVIARPEEQPISRLSLSPSIEEIVGFVYDGGDRPERLEHTHLREQPPDRIIYHHTCLHAQASFADLVRVFDDKGWLTGYHCVVFRDGTIRVLCRWDRIGNHALGYNQRSLGLAFQGNFETGPALPFSNFDGRYGPTTPSEPQLEAGARVIALWCLLYKIPLDFKVILPHRAVADKTCPGSNFPVSRFEKRIAAYYEEWRDDKTFQKALKRFKQLPMVIA; translated from the coding sequence ATGCCTCTCTCTGCGGGTGAATCAAGCGAACAACTCATCCCTTTGACGCATCTGATGGCAACGTTGGGCATTCTGCTGGCGTTTTCGTTTTTCATCGAGCGTCTGTTGGCGGTATTGGCGGTCTTGATGGACAGATTCGAGATCCTGCGCCGCCTCATGTCTCCCAAAACTCCGAAGGATTTGGCGGATCGCTTGGCGCTGCTGCGTCGGGCGGATGAGGAGAGTGCTCTCCTGCGCTCCTCGATTCGGCTGGCCGACGGCGGGGCGGAAATTCCCTTCCATCCTGCCGTTTCGCCGCGCAGCGAGCCGATTCTACGCCTTCAACCGCCGACGCCGCCGGATGCCCTCAAAGTGCGCAAAGAGTTCTGGTGCCATCTTTTCGGCATATTCATCGGCCTGGCCGGCTGTTATTATTGGCGGCTTTCCTTTCTGCGTCTTATCCGCGTCGAAGCGATGAGCGCGGATTTGGCGCCGCGTTTCTGGGAATACCTGTTACTTGGTGTGCTGATCGGTTCAGGCAGCAAGCCGATCCACTTTCTTATGAAATATCTCCTGACGCGCCGCATTGCCGCACTCAAAGCATTACCTGAGGCGCAAAGCGAGTCGGCGCCGCAAGCGGTCATAGCGAGACCGGAGGAACAGCCGATTTCCCGCCTTTCGCTGTCGCCGTCTATTGAAGAGATCGTCGGCTTTGTCTACGACGGCGGCGATCGGCCGGAGCGGCTCGAGCATACGCACCTGCGCGAACAGCCGCCGGATAGGATCATCTATCATCATACTTGTCTGCATGCACAGGCTTCCTTTGCAGACTTGGTGCGTGTATTCGACGATAAAGGCTGGCTCACCGGCTATCATTGCGTGGTTTTTCGCGACGGTACGATCCGCGTCTTGTGCCGATGGGATCGAATCGGCAATCATGCGCTCGGCTATAATCAGCGTTCGCTCGGGTTGGCATTTCAAGGCAATTTCGAAACCGGTCCGGCCCTGCCTTTCTCCAATTTTGACGGCAGATACGGGCCTACTACACCTTCGGAGCCGCAACTCGAAGCCGGTGCCAGAGTCATTGCACTCTGGTGCCTTCTCTACAAAATCCCTTTGGACTTTAAGGTCATTCTTCCGCATCGGGCGGTTGCCGATAAAACCTGCCCGGGCAGCAACTTTCCCGTCTCCCGCTTCGAAAAACGGATCGCAGCCTATTACGAAGAATGGCGTGATGACAAAACGTTTCAAAAGGCGCTGAAACGGTTTAAACAGCTTCCGATGGTCATCGCCTAA
- a CDS encoding glycoside hydrolase family 5 protein: protein MRSWMLLPIALVTIFCCSKSSSEPKAPPEQPWPFAPPSTQPLDAFAMNAKIGRGFNMGNALEANYEGEWGMVIKDEYFRIIAEAGFTSVRLPVTWSAHSMPAPPFLIDEAFFQRVDHVVQEALKNGLVVILNNHHFDALNENPAGNQLWLEALWRQIADRYKNYPDEVYFEILNEPHGAFNSAPQIWNKMAADVLRIIRVTNPYRMVIIGPVQWNSIRMLNTLELPEEDRGIIATFHFYDPFQFTHQGAEWAGSEAMNWLGTKWTGSAAERKAITDPFEAAAAWGRNHNRPLYMGEFGAYYKADDNSRYRWTDFVARTAERLGISWTYWEFGAGFGAYDRDKNAWRPLLLKALMPS from the coding sequence ATGAGAAGCTGGATGCTTTTGCCTATCGCGTTGGTGACGATTTTTTGCTGCAGCAAAAGCAGCAGTGAACCCAAGGCGCCGCCCGAACAGCCCTGGCCGTTCGCTCCGCCGTCAACGCAGCCGCTCGATGCCTTTGCTATGAACGCCAAGATCGGCCGCGGCTTCAATATGGGCAATGCGCTGGAGGCCAACTATGAAGGCGAATGGGGGATGGTCATAAAGGACGAGTATTTCCGCATTATTGCCGAAGCGGGATTTACATCGGTTCGCCTGCCGGTGACCTGGTCGGCGCATTCGATGCCGGCGCCGCCGTTTCTCATTGACGAGGCCTTTTTCCAGCGCGTCGATCATGTCGTGCAGGAAGCCTTGAAAAACGGCCTCGTCGTGATTCTGAACAACCACCATTTCGATGCATTGAACGAGAACCCTGCCGGCAACCAACTGTGGCTGGAGGCGCTCTGGCGGCAGATCGCCGATCGCTATAAAAATTATCCTGATGAGGTCTATTTCGAAATTTTGAATGAGCCGCACGGCGCTTTTAACAGCGCCCCTCAAATCTGGAATAAAATGGCCGCGGATGTCCTCAGAATCATCCGCGTGACGAATCCTTACCGGATGGTAATCATCGGGCCGGTGCAGTGGAACAGCATCCGCATGCTGAACACCCTGGAGCTGCCCGAGGAGGATCGCGGCATCATCGCCACCTTTCATTTCTATGATCCCTTTCAATTTACGCATCAAGGGGCCGAATGGGCAGGCAGCGAGGCCATGAATTGGCTGGGCACCAAGTGGACGGGGTCGGCTGCTGAACGCAAGGCGATTACCGATCCTTTTGAAGCCGCAGCCGCTTGGGGTCGCAACCACAATCGGCCGCTCTATATGGGCGAATTCGGCGCCTACTACAAAGCCGACGACAACTCGCGCTATCGTTGGACCGACTTTGTGGCGCGGACGGCGGAACGGCTGGGCATTTCGTGGACTTATTGGGAATTCGGCGCGGGATTCGGCGCCTACGATCGTGACAAAAACGCATGGCGTCCGCTGCTGCTCAAGGCTTTGATGCCCTCATAA
- a CDS encoding sugar phosphate isomerase/epimerase, whose amino-acid sequence MENDLTRREFVGRLAALSAAATVGLKAGETADLPIGIQLYSVRTVLGKDFKEGLKKVAEIGYRHFEFAGYGGLNAAELTEVLKPLGVTVCGTHEGYDGLVKNTDAVLEFNQAIGNRFVVVPMMPGMGRSGGVEEVKKFAQSLSEIGEKARQRGLQLCYHNHSFEFAKIDGERTLWDVLFSTADPELVKAELDVAWAFNAGVDPVELMDRWADRIILLHMKDLDEQKRLAPVGEGVIPMDKVIKKAHEIGVKWFIVEQDQPRADKDILDEIAVSYRNLVKLLS is encoded by the coding sequence ATGGAGAATGATTTAACGCGTCGGGAATTCGTCGGCAGACTGGCGGCGTTGAGCGCTGCGGCGACAGTCGGCCTTAAAGCCGGAGAGACCGCCGATCTGCCGATCGGCATTCAACTTTACAGCGTGCGCACCGTGTTGGGCAAAGACTTTAAGGAAGGATTGAAAAAGGTGGCCGAGATCGGCTATCGGCATTTTGAGTTCGCTGGTTACGGCGGACTGAACGCTGCTGAGCTGACGGAGGTTCTGAAGCCTTTAGGGGTGACGGTCTGCGGTACGCATGAGGGCTATGACGGACTGGTCAAGAATACGGACGCCGTGCTGGAATTCAATCAGGCGATCGGCAACCGGTTTGTCGTGGTGCCGATGATGCCCGGCATGGGCCGCAGCGGCGGCGTCGAAGAAGTAAAGAAATTCGCACAATCTCTGTCAGAAATCGGCGAGAAAGCGCGACAGCGCGGCCTTCAGCTCTGCTATCATAATCACAGCTTCGAGTTCGCCAAGATCGACGGCGAGCGTACTCTTTGGGATGTACTGTTCAGCACGGCAGACCCCGAGCTGGTCAAGGCGGAGCTGGATGTTGCCTGGGCGTTCAATGCCGGCGTCGACCCGGTCGAGCTGATGGACCGCTGGGCGGACCGCATCATCCTCCTGCATATGAAGGACTTGGACGAGCAAAAGCGACTGGCGCCGGTCGGCGAGGGCGTCATTCCGATGGACAAAGTCATCAAGAAGGCTCATGAGATCGGCGTCAAGTGGTTCATTGTTGAACAGGACCAGCCGCGTGCGGACAAAGATATTCTGGACGAAATCGCGGTGAGCTACCGCAATCTCGTCAAGCTGCTGAGTTGA
- a CDS encoding T9SS type A sorting domain-containing protein — translation MQVFEPVNSSELGQEISVKLENAGQANAAVTLRLSEKPIFLFVNIRPAAAVNERFHPTDFNMRTFPNPFNSAFTLVYDLPQAADVVISIYDLGGRLVKQLQMRKEFGRNYEQISLNGEAGSGVYWVKLTAGDVSARQKIYHIQ, via the coding sequence GTGCAGGTATTTGAGCCGGTCAATTCGAGCGAGCTTGGTCAGGAGATCAGTGTAAAACTGGAAAACGCCGGTCAAGCGAACGCGGCGGTTACGCTGCGATTGTCGGAAAAGCCTATCTTTTTGTTCGTGAATATTCGCCCCGCCGCAGCAGTTAATGAGCGCTTCCATCCAACCGATTTCAACATGCGAACATTTCCCAATCCTTTTAATTCGGCGTTCACGCTGGTGTACGACCTGCCGCAGGCGGCGGACGTGGTCATAAGCATCTACGATCTCGGCGGTCGCTTGGTCAAGCAATTGCAGATGCGAAAGGAGTTCGGGCGCAATTATGAGCAGATCAGCCTGAACGGCGAGGCAGGGTCAGGCGTTTATTGGGTAAAATTGACGGCAGGCGATGTTTCCGCGCGACAAAAAATTTATCATATTCAATGA